One Dermacentor silvarum isolate Dsil-2018 chromosome 10, BIME_Dsil_1.4, whole genome shotgun sequence genomic window carries:
- the LOC119466516 gene encoding thiopurine S-methyltransferase, with product MGHRWSSSRKKPVIYARDQKEFWSSRWKTGDTPWQTQGIHRLLDQHQELVLAGKQNARVFIPLCGKAHELLWFYGRAHNVIGVEYIERSASEFFTDNGLPCEETTCHELKCKVFRTLDHRLQIFVCSIFEFNRDCAGTMDIVWDRGALVAVNDDERPRYASVIKSLLSPGFSYGLCTVVYDDPSFKGFPRSVPDDEVSQAVW from the exons ATGGGCCATCGTTGGAGCTCGAG TCGCAAGAAACCTGTGATCTACGCCAGGGATCAGAAAGAGTTCTGGTCGAGCCGTTGGAAAACCGGAGATACTCCTTGGCAGACGCAAGGCATACATCG GCTCCTGGACCAACACCAAGAGCTGGTCTTGGCTGGAAAGCAAAATGCCCGCGTGTTCATTCCACTGTGTGGAAAGGCCCATGAACTGTTATG GTTCTACGGTCGTGCTCACAATGTTATCGGCGTGGAGTACATAGAAAGATCAGCCAGTGAATTCTTCACAGACAACGGCCTTCCCTGCGAGGAAACGACCTGCCACGAGCTGAAGTGTAAAGTCTTCCGT ACTCTAGACCACCGTTTGCAGATATTTGTTTGCAGCATATTCGAATTCAACAG GGACTGTGCTGGAACCATGGACATTGTCTGGGACAGGGGTGCCCTGGTAGCTGTCAACGATGACGAGCGTCCGAG GTATGCAAGTGTTATCAAGTCTCTTCTGTCACCTGGTTTTTCCTACGGACTTTGCACAGTCGTGTATGATGACCCATCTTTCAAAG GTTTCCCTCGGAGCGTACCAGATGATGAGGTCAGTCAAGCTGTTTG